The following are from one region of the Vicugna pacos chromosome 9, VicPac4, whole genome shotgun sequence genome:
- the LOC116279704 gene encoding LOW QUALITY PROTEIN: uncharacterized protein (The sequence of the model RefSeq protein was modified relative to this genomic sequence to represent the inferred CDS: substituted 2 bases at 2 genomic stop codons), with protein MKQDEETPSGQSLSVEGESHIRASEAGPPTQKTHPCEICIPVFKDILHQAEHATIYPLQKPYLGVPCVRCFCFAADLHQQQKHDSGEEPWKRDVDRSSCVRSCSFFMSGKLFTCRRSGRTSRPAQAFSSARPFPTVRSHRMAVRVRRPFTVKSRYRQGECELVATCNHTLVQDRSVYSEKELYKCNKSRKAFNCNFRLVQHQQIHAGQRTYECNECGNFFSXTSDLKHQRIHTGERTYDCNECGKVFIHKSKLIHHQTQHAGGMHYECGECGKSFSYKSNLTEHQRVDTKERPYECSECGKSFRQIFNLIRHGRIHTGEKPYECNDCGKSFSCKSELIQHQRILSGERPYVCSECGNCFRQFSSLIRHRSVHAGERPYECTVCERSFSRKFILVQHQRVHTGERPCECREFGKSFIRKSDLVQHQRMHPGTRPYECSXCGKSFRQHSGLIQHQSIHSGEEPYECGECGRSLSHSAVLIQHQRVHTGERPYECSKCGKS; from the coding sequence ATGAAACAAGATGAGGAAACCCCTTCTGGGCAGAGTTTATCTGTAGAAGGAGAATCTCACATCAGGGCGTCTGAGGCAGGTCCACCCACCCAGAAGACCCACCCCTGTGAGATATGCATCCCAGTCTTCAAAGATATTTTGCACCAAGCTGAGCACGCAACAATATACCCTTTGCAGAAACCGTACTTGGGTGTCCCATGTGTGAGATGCTTCTGTTTCGCTGCAGACCTTCACCAGCAACAGAAGCATGACAGTGGAGAGGAGCCCTGGAAGAGAGATGTGGACAGGTCCTCATGTGTGAGGAGCTGTAGCTTCTTCATGTCAGGGAAGCTTTTCACCTGTAGGAGGTCGGGGAGGACTTCTCGGCCAGCTCAGGCCTTCTCCAGTGCCAGGCCATTCCCAACAGTGAGGAGCCACAGAATGGCAGTGAGAGTGAGAAGGCCTTTCACAGTGAAGAGTCGTTACAGGCAGGGTGAATGTGAACTAGTTGCCACCTGCAACCACACACTTGTTCAAGATCGGAGTGTCTACTCTGAAAAAGAGCTTTACAAGTGTAACAAAAGTAGGAAAGCCTTCAACTGCAACTTCAGACTTGTTCAGCACCAGCAAATTCATGCTGGTCAAAGGACATACGAGTGTAATGAATGTGGAAATTTTTTTAGCTAAACCTCTGACCTTAAACACCagagaattcacactggagaAAGGACTTATGATTGCAATGAATGTGGAAAAGTCTTTATCCACAAATCCAAACTCATTCACCATCAGACACAACATGCTGGAGGAATGCATTATGAGTGTGGTGAATGTGGGAAGTCCTTTAGCTACAAATCCAACCTCACTGAACACCAGCGAGTTGACACTAAAGAAAGACCTTATGAATGCAGCGAATGTGGGAAGTCCTTTAGACAAATTTTTAACCTTATTCGACATGGGAGAATTCACACTGGAGAAAAGCCTTATGAGTGTAATGATTGTGGGAAATCTTTTAGCTGCAAATCCGAACTCATTCAGCACCAGAGAATTCTCAGTGGAGAAAGGCCTTATgtgtgcagtgaatgtgggaattGCTTTAGACAGTTCTCCAGCCTCATTCGACATCGGAGTGTTCATGCTGGAGAAAGGCCATATGAGTGCACTGTTTGTGAGAGATCCTTTAGTCGCAAATTTATCCTTGTTCAGCATCAGAGAGTTCACACTGGAGAAAGACCTTGTGAGTGCAGAGAATTTGGAAAATCCTTTATCCGTAAATCTGACCTCGTTCAACACCAGAGAATGCATCCTGGCACAAGACCTTATGAGTGCAGTTAGTGTGGGAAATCCTTTAGACAACACTCTGGCCTTATTCAACATCAGAGCATTCATTCTGGAGAAGAGCCTTATGAATGTGGGGAATGTGGGAGATCTCTCAGCCATAGTGCTGTCCTTATTCAACATCAGAGAGTTCATACTGGAGAAAGGCCTTATGAGTGTAGCAAATGTGGGAAATCCTAA